In Lacinutrix sp. Bg11-31, the DNA window AAGTCGCAAACATAGACTTCAACAACATACCATTAGGAACCACATTCACAGATCACATGTTTATTTGCGATTACGATAATGGAACATGGATAAACCCAAGAATAGAACCAATGGGAATGATTCCAACACATCCAGCAGCAATGGCTTTACATTACGGACAAGCCATTTTCGAAGGAATGAAAGCAACGGTAGATGCAGATGGAAATCCAATGTTGTTTAGAGCAGATAAAAATGCAGCACGATTAAATACAAGTGCAGATAGAATGGGAATGCCTAATTTTCCAGAAGAGCTATTTGTAGAAGGTCTAAAACAATTAGTAGACATCGAGCGTAGTTGGATTCCGCCAATAGACGGAAGCGCGCTATACCTAAGACCATTCATGTATGCCGACGAGCCATTTATTGGTATGCGTGCAGCAAACCATTATAAGTTTATAATTATGGCATCTCCAGCAGGTCCGTTTTTTAGTAAACGCATAAAATTGTGGGCCGAAAAACAATACATACGCGCAGCAGCAGGAGGAACAGGAGAGGCAAAAGCAGCAGGTAATTACGCAGCAGCCATTCGCCCAACAGAGTTAGCAAAAGCAAAAGGTTACGATCAAGTATTGTGGCTAGACGCAGTAGAACATAAGTACATTCAGGAAGTAGGAACCATGAATATTTTCTTTAAAATCGATGGTAAATTTATCACACCAAAACGCGACGGTTCTATATTAGACGGCATCACGCGCATGAGTGTTATCGATGTTTTAAGAGATAAAGGTTACGAGGTTATAGAACGCGCCATCACAATCGATGAGGTTCAAGAAGCATCAAAAAACAACACCTTAGAAGAGGCCTTCGGTACAGGTACAGCCGTTGGTATCGCTTACATTCAAGAAATTGGATTAGAAGGCGAAACCATTCATGTATCTAACGAAAGTCCAGTTGGTTTAGAAGTAAATAATGCCTTAAATGATATAAAGACAGGAAAGGTTGAAGATAAATTTGGATGGATGATTAAAGTTGAAACCACGTTAGTTTAAGATAATTTTGGGCGTTACCACAAGGGTCGCGCTTTCGGCAGTCGCTTTTTTTGAGAAAAACAAAAAAGAGCTTCAACAAATGCCTCAATCCCTAACGCAGAGGCAATATCACTTCGAGTGATTCCGATTTTTCATCGAAATTGTATCGAGAAGTAATCAAAAGTTCTCGATACAAAATTGCAGAAAAAGCAATTTCACTCGAACTGACGTAACGATTGTCATTCCTGCGAAGGCAGGAATCCACTTCGAAGTAGATAATATAAGTATAATATCATTAAGAGTGAAAGCGAAGAATTTCAGTGTGTCTCTGTGAAAATTCAGTGAAACTCTGAGTAATAATTAAACATAAATTAATGTCATTAAGAGCGAAAGCGAAGTATCTCATCAAGAGATTGCCACGTCCTTCGTCCTCGCAATGACAGAACGATTCAAGATGAAAAAAGAAACACTAAAAAAAGGATTTTCAAAACTCTGCACAGCAAAAGCAATGGCAGAATTATACGAAGCTAATTTTAAACAAGTTTCAAAATACGTACATGCAACATCTCGTGGACACGAAGCCATTCAAATAGCTTTAGGTTTACAATTATTACCTCAAGATTATGCATTTCCATATTACAGAGACGATGCCATGTTATTATCGTTTGGTTTAGAGCCTTACGATTTAATGTTGCAATTGTTAGCTAAAAAAGACGATCCATTTTCTGGAGGAAGAACATATTATTGTCACCCAAGTTTAAAAGATGACGATAAACCAAAAATTCCACATCAATCCTCAGCAACAGGTATGCAAGCTATTCCTGCAACTGGAGTTGCAATGGGAATGCAGTATAAAGAATTACAAGGTTTAGACGATAAAACACTTAAGGATTTACCATTCGTGGTGTGTTCTTTGGGAGACGCATCTGTAACCGAAGGAGAAATAGCAGAAGCGTTCCAAATGGCAGCATTAAAGCAAATGCCAATCTTATATTTAGTACAAGATAATGGTTGGGATATTTCAGCAAATGCAGAAGAAACCAGAGCGCAAAATGCCTTTGAATATGCACAAGGTTTCCACGGATTAGAAGCTGTTACTATAGATGGTGCAAACTTTACAGAAAGCTATGAAGCCTTAGAAAAAGTAATAGAAACCATTCGTACAGAGCGTAGACCATTTTTAGTACACGCAAAAGTACCATTATTAAATCACCATACTTCTGGTGTAAGAATGGAATGGTATCGCGATGATTTAGAAGAGGCACGTTCTCGTGATCCTTATCCAGTTATTAAAAAACAATTACTAGATGCGGGATTTTCAGAACAAGACGTTTTAGACATTGAAAATTCCGCAAAAGCGAAAGTACAATCAGATTTTGAAAGAGCATTACTAGCCGAAGATCCAAAACCTGAGGATTTATTTACAAACGATTTTGTGCCAACACCAATTACCGAGGAAAAAGGAACACGTTCACCAGAAGGTGCAGAGAAAGTAGTTATGGTAGATTGTGCTTTATTCGCAGTAGAAGAACTGATGAAAAAGCACAAGGAATGTTTGCTTTACGGACAAGATGTTGGT includes these proteins:
- a CDS encoding branched-chain amino acid aminotransferase, which gives rise to MKHNISIQKVTESKVANIDFNNIPLGTTFTDHMFICDYDNGTWINPRIEPMGMIPTHPAAMALHYGQAIFEGMKATVDADGNPMLFRADKNAARLNTSADRMGMPNFPEELFVEGLKQLVDIERSWIPPIDGSALYLRPFMYADEPFIGMRAANHYKFIIMASPAGPFFSKRIKLWAEKQYIRAAAGGTGEAKAAGNYAAAIRPTELAKAKGYDQVLWLDAVEHKYIQEVGTMNIFFKIDGKFITPKRDGSILDGITRMSVIDVLRDKGYEVIERAITIDEVQEASKNNTLEEAFGTGTAVGIAYIQEIGLEGETIHVSNESPVGLEVNNALNDIKTGKVEDKFGWMIKVETTLV
- a CDS encoding thiamine pyrophosphate-dependent enzyme — encoded protein: MKKETLKKGFSKLCTAKAMAELYEANFKQVSKYVHATSRGHEAIQIALGLQLLPQDYAFPYYRDDAMLLSFGLEPYDLMLQLLAKKDDPFSGGRTYYCHPSLKDDDKPKIPHQSSATGMQAIPATGVAMGMQYKELQGLDDKTLKDLPFVVCSLGDASVTEGEIAEAFQMAALKQMPILYLVQDNGWDISANAEETRAQNAFEYAQGFHGLEAVTIDGANFTESYEALEKVIETIRTERRPFLVHAKVPLLNHHTSGVRMEWYRDDLEEARSRDPYPVIKKQLLDAGFSEQDVLDIENSAKAKVQSDFERALLAEDPKPEDLFTNDFVPTPITEEKGTRSPEGAEKVVMVDCALFAVEELMKKHKECLLYGQDVGGRLGGVFREAATLAQKFGDDRVFNTPIQEAFIVGSTVGMSAVGLKPIVEVQFADYIWPGLNQLFTEVSRSCYLSNGKWPVSMILRVPIGAYGSGGPYHSSSVESVITNIRGIKIAYPSNGADLKGLMKAAYYDPNPVVILEHKGLYWSKVPGTQGATSVEPSEDYILPFGKAWVLQEIWKQENIETLTIVTYGMGVHWAMNASEELGMQDQIEVIDLRTLYPLDEDTIMKSVKKTGKCLVVTEEPSNNSFARALSGKIQEECFKYLDAPVMTIGSENMPAIPLNSTLEQTMIPSTEKVKIKIEHLLNY